A genomic window from Silene latifolia isolate original U9 population chromosome Y, ASM4854445v1, whole genome shotgun sequence includes:
- the LOC141628319 gene encoding uncharacterized protein LOC141628319 — MFAYLIAKVQTVLNHWSTYKLSYAGKVSLINSVIFGLEQYWCSTLLIPKGVLKLITKFCRRFLWDSEDSHRKLIMKSWDSCCAPYTEGGFNIKEILAWNKCIISAERLLSGSVKKGCIQLSLLYDKFRMKSHPISWGAAVWHRAVLPKHSVFLMLAMQQNLATIDKLNHRGISLVNRCVLCKADNETHKHLFFKCIFSDAIWHKVLHWLRIQHRTSKLSKEMHWIAGKKVRKHWKAQWFSSCLGATVYSLWEERNIRIFHGLEHDIEYVVKRIQYFVSKRLLFVNSPSKEGEIIGSLNA, encoded by the exons ATGTTTGCATACCTTATTGCAAAAGTTCAGACAGTGTTGAATCACTGGTCTACTTATAAGCTTTCTTATGCTGGGAAAGTTAGCCTGATAAATTCTGTCATTTTTGGATTGGAACAATATTGGTGCTCTACCTTATTGATTCCTAAGGGTGTGCTCAAGCTCATTACAAAATTCTGCAGGAGATTTTTATGGGATTCAGAGGACAGTCATAGGAAATTGATTATGAAGAGCTGGGATTCTTGTTGTGCTCCTTATACTGAAGGAGGTTTTAATATTAAAGAAATTTTAGCCTGGAACAAATGCATCATAT CTGCTGAACGTTTACTGTCTGGCAGTGTCAAGAAGGGTTGCATTCAGCTTTCATTACTTTATGATAAGTTCCGCATGAAGAGTCATCCAATCAGTTGGGGGGCAGCAGTCTGGCACCGAGCTGTTCTGCCTAAGCACAGTGTATTTCTTATGCTTGCTATGCAACAGAATCTGGCTACTATTGATAAATTGAACCACAGGGGGATCTCACTGGTTAACAGGTGTGTTCTATGCAAAGCTGACAATGAAACGCATAAACACCTGTTCTTTAAGTGCATTTTTTCTGATGCTATATGGCATAAAGTTTTGCATTGGTTAAGAATACAGCACAGGACGTCTAAATTGAGTAAAGAGATGCACTGGATAGCGGGTAAGAAAGTCAGGAAGCATTGGAAGGCTCAATGGTTTTCTAGCTGTTTGGGGGCAACAGTTTATAGTCTATGGGAGGAACGAAATATCAGAATTTTTCACGGGTTAGAACACGATATTGAGTATGTTGTCAAACGCATACAATATTTTGTTAGCAAACGATTATTGTTTGTAAATTCTCCCTCAAAAGAAGGGGAGATTATAGGGTCTTTAAATGCTTGA